In Motacilla alba alba isolate MOTALB_02 chromosome 23, Motacilla_alba_V1.0_pri, whole genome shotgun sequence, the following are encoded in one genomic region:
- the TRIM63 gene encoding E3 ubiquitin-protein ligase TRIM63 isoform X1 — MDFQAGLLQDGSPMESLEKQLICPICLEMFSKPVVILPCQHNLCRKCANDVFQAANPYWQSRGSLISGGRFRCPSCRHEVLLDRHGVYGLQRNLLVENIIDIYKQECSSRPLKKGEHPMCKEHEDERINIYCVTCEVPTCSMCKVFGAHKDCEVAPLQTVFQGQKTELNNCISMLVAGNDRIQTIISQLEDSCQSTEENGEAAKRELCARFEALAALLEEKKAELLQRISQEQADKTAFIQSLICQYKEQLEKSSRLVETAIQAAEETGGAAFLMNAKQLIKTIVEASKGGRLDKIEQGYESMDAFSVSLEHLTEAVHALDFQPAEEDEEYFDGEEEEVEENAAPERTVMASL; from the exons ATGGATTTCCAAGCCGGTCTCCTGCAGGATGGCAGCCCCATGGAGagcctggagaagcagctcaTCTGCCCCATCTGCCTGGAGATGTTCAGCAAGCCCGTGGtgatcctgccctgccagcacaaCCTGTGCCGCAAGTGCGCCAACGACGTCTTCCAG GCCGCCAACCCGTACTGGCAGAGCCGGGGCAGTCTGATTTCGGGGGGCCGGTTCCGGTGCCCCTCGTGCCGCCACGAGGTGCTGCTGGACCGCCACGGCGTCTACGGGCTGCAGAGGAACCTGCTGGTGGAGAACATCATCGACATCTACAAGCAGGAGTGCTCCAG CAGGCCGCTGAAGAAGGGGGAGCACCCCATGTGCAAGGAGCACGAGGACGAGCGCATCAACATCTACTGCGTCACCTGCGAGGTGCCCACCTGCTCCATGTGCAAAGTCTTCGGCGCCCACAAGGACTGCGAGGTGGCCCCTCTGCAAACCGTCTTCCAGGGACAGAAG ACGGAGCTGAACAACTGCATCTCCATGCTGGTGGCGGGGAACGACCGCATCCAGACCATCATCTCCCAGCTGGAGGACTCCTGCCAGAGCACCGAG GAGAACGGCGAGGCGGCCAAGCGGGAGCTCTGCGCTCGCTTTGAGGCGCTGGCGGcgctgctggaggagaagaaggCGGAGCTGCTGCAGCGCATCTCGCAGGAGCAGGCGGACAAGACCGCCTTCATCCAGAGCCTCATCTGCCAGtacaaggagcagctggagaagtcGAGCCGGCTGGTGGAGACTGCCATCCAGGCAGCCGAGGAGACCGGGGGGGCTGCCTTCCTCATG AATGCCAAGCAGCTCATAAAAAC gatCGTGGAGGCCTCCAAGGGCGGTCGCCTGGACAAGATCGAGCAGGGCTACGAGAGCATGGACGCCTTCTCGGTGAGCCTGGAGCACCTCACCGAGGCCGTGCACGCCTTGGACTTCCAGCCCG cagaggaagatgaggaaTACTTTGACggggaggaagaagaggtggAAGAGAACGCGGCGCCCGAGAGGACAGTGATGG CTTCCCTGTAG
- the TRIM63 gene encoding E3 ubiquitin-protein ligase TRIM63 isoform X2, translated as MDFQAGLLQDGSPMESLEKQLICPICLEMFSKPVVILPCQHNLCRKCANDVFQAANPYWQSRGSLISGGRFRCPSCRHEVLLDRHGVYGLQRNLLVENIIDIYKQECSRPLKKGEHPMCKEHEDERINIYCVTCEVPTCSMCKVFGAHKDCEVAPLQTVFQGQKTELNNCISMLVAGNDRIQTIISQLEDSCQSTEENGEAAKRELCARFEALAALLEEKKAELLQRISQEQADKTAFIQSLICQYKEQLEKSSRLVETAIQAAEETGGAAFLMNAKQLIKTIVEASKGGRLDKIEQGYESMDAFSVSLEHLTEAVHALDFQPAEEDEEYFDGEEEEVEENAAPERTVMASL; from the exons ATGGATTTCCAAGCCGGTCTCCTGCAGGATGGCAGCCCCATGGAGagcctggagaagcagctcaTCTGCCCCATCTGCCTGGAGATGTTCAGCAAGCCCGTGGtgatcctgccctgccagcacaaCCTGTGCCGCAAGTGCGCCAACGACGTCTTCCAG GCCGCCAACCCGTACTGGCAGAGCCGGGGCAGTCTGATTTCGGGGGGCCGGTTCCGGTGCCCCTCGTGCCGCCACGAGGTGCTGCTGGACCGCCACGGCGTCTACGGGCTGCAGAGGAACCTGCTGGTGGAGAACATCATCGACATCTACAAGCAGGAGTGCTCCAG GCCGCTGAAGAAGGGGGAGCACCCCATGTGCAAGGAGCACGAGGACGAGCGCATCAACATCTACTGCGTCACCTGCGAGGTGCCCACCTGCTCCATGTGCAAAGTCTTCGGCGCCCACAAGGACTGCGAGGTGGCCCCTCTGCAAACCGTCTTCCAGGGACAGAAG ACGGAGCTGAACAACTGCATCTCCATGCTGGTGGCGGGGAACGACCGCATCCAGACCATCATCTCCCAGCTGGAGGACTCCTGCCAGAGCACCGAG GAGAACGGCGAGGCGGCCAAGCGGGAGCTCTGCGCTCGCTTTGAGGCGCTGGCGGcgctgctggaggagaagaaggCGGAGCTGCTGCAGCGCATCTCGCAGGAGCAGGCGGACAAGACCGCCTTCATCCAGAGCCTCATCTGCCAGtacaaggagcagctggagaagtcGAGCCGGCTGGTGGAGACTGCCATCCAGGCAGCCGAGGAGACCGGGGGGGCTGCCTTCCTCATG AATGCCAAGCAGCTCATAAAAAC gatCGTGGAGGCCTCCAAGGGCGGTCGCCTGGACAAGATCGAGCAGGGCTACGAGAGCATGGACGCCTTCTCGGTGAGCCTGGAGCACCTCACCGAGGCCGTGCACGCCTTGGACTTCCAGCCCG cagaggaagatgaggaaTACTTTGACggggaggaagaagaggtggAAGAGAACGCGGCGCCCGAGAGGACAGTGATGG CTTCCCTGTAG
- the TRIM63 gene encoding E3 ubiquitin-protein ligase TRIM63 isoform X3 gives MDFQAGLLQDGSPMESLEKQLICPICLEMFSKPVVILPCQHNLCRKCANDVFQAANPYWQSRGSLISGGRFRCPSCRHEVLLDRHGVYGLQRNLLVENIIDIYKQECSSRPLKKGEHPMCKEHEDERINIYCVTCEVPTCSMCKVFGAHKDCEVAPLQTVFQGQKTELNNCISMLVAGNDRIQTIISQLEDSCQSTEENGEAAKRELCARFEALAALLEEKKAELLQRISQEQADKTAFIQSLICQYKEQLEKSSRLVETAIQAAEETGGAAFLMNAKQLIKTIVEASKGGRLDKIEQGYESMDAFSVSLEHLTEAVHALDFQPEEDEEYFDGEEEEVEENAAPERTVMASL, from the exons ATGGATTTCCAAGCCGGTCTCCTGCAGGATGGCAGCCCCATGGAGagcctggagaagcagctcaTCTGCCCCATCTGCCTGGAGATGTTCAGCAAGCCCGTGGtgatcctgccctgccagcacaaCCTGTGCCGCAAGTGCGCCAACGACGTCTTCCAG GCCGCCAACCCGTACTGGCAGAGCCGGGGCAGTCTGATTTCGGGGGGCCGGTTCCGGTGCCCCTCGTGCCGCCACGAGGTGCTGCTGGACCGCCACGGCGTCTACGGGCTGCAGAGGAACCTGCTGGTGGAGAACATCATCGACATCTACAAGCAGGAGTGCTCCAG CAGGCCGCTGAAGAAGGGGGAGCACCCCATGTGCAAGGAGCACGAGGACGAGCGCATCAACATCTACTGCGTCACCTGCGAGGTGCCCACCTGCTCCATGTGCAAAGTCTTCGGCGCCCACAAGGACTGCGAGGTGGCCCCTCTGCAAACCGTCTTCCAGGGACAGAAG ACGGAGCTGAACAACTGCATCTCCATGCTGGTGGCGGGGAACGACCGCATCCAGACCATCATCTCCCAGCTGGAGGACTCCTGCCAGAGCACCGAG GAGAACGGCGAGGCGGCCAAGCGGGAGCTCTGCGCTCGCTTTGAGGCGCTGGCGGcgctgctggaggagaagaaggCGGAGCTGCTGCAGCGCATCTCGCAGGAGCAGGCGGACAAGACCGCCTTCATCCAGAGCCTCATCTGCCAGtacaaggagcagctggagaagtcGAGCCGGCTGGTGGAGACTGCCATCCAGGCAGCCGAGGAGACCGGGGGGGCTGCCTTCCTCATG AATGCCAAGCAGCTCATAAAAAC gatCGTGGAGGCCTCCAAGGGCGGTCGCCTGGACAAGATCGAGCAGGGCTACGAGAGCATGGACGCCTTCTCGGTGAGCCTGGAGCACCTCACCGAGGCCGTGCACGCCTTGGACTTCCAGCCCG aggaagatgaggaaTACTTTGACggggaggaagaagaggtggAAGAGAACGCGGCGCCCGAGAGGACAGTGATGG CTTCCCTGTAG
- the PDIK1L gene encoding LOW QUALITY PROTEIN: serine/threonine-protein kinase PDIK1L (The sequence of the model RefSeq protein was modified relative to this genomic sequence to represent the inferred CDS: inserted 1 base in 1 codon), giving the protein MVSSQPKYDLIREVGRGSYGVVYEALVRRTCARVAVKKIRCHAPENVELALREFWALSSIKSQHPNVIHLEECILQKDGMVQKMAHGSSSSLYLQLVETSLKGEIAFDPKSAYYLWFVMDFCDGGDMNEYLLSRKPSRKTNTSFMLQLSSALAFLHKNQIIHRDLKPDNILISRGRARAGAPEEPTLKVADFGLSKVCSASGHNPEEPVNVNKCFLSTACGTDFYMAPEVWEGHYTAKADIFALGIIIWAMLERITFVDTETKKELLGSYVKQGTAIVPVGEALLENPXMELLIPVKKKSMNARMKQLIKEMLAANPQDRPDAFELELRLVNIAFKDSSWDT; this is encoded by the exons ATGGTGAGTAGCCAGCCTAAGTACGATCTAATTCGGGAGGTTGGCCGTGGCAGTTATGGTGTGGTGTACGAAGCGCTCGTCAGGAGGACCTGTGCCCGCGTGGCCGTCAAAAAGATCCGGTGCCACGCTCCCGAGAACGTGGAACTGGCTCTGCGCGAGTTCTGGGCCCTTAGCAGTATCAAGAGCCAGCACCCCAACGTCATTCACCTGGAGGAGTGCATCTTGCAGAAAGATGGCATGGTGCAGAAGATGGCCCatggctccagctcctccctgtaTCTGCAG CTTGTGGAAACCTCATTAAAAGGAGAAATAGCCTTTGACCCCAAAAGTGCTTATTACCTGTGGTTTGTGATGGATTTCTGCGACGGGGGAGACATGAACGAGTACCTGCTGTCCCGCAAGCCCAGCCGCAAGACCAACACCAGCTTcatgctgcagctgagcagcgCCCTGGCCTTCCTGCACAAGAACCAGATCATCCACCGCGACCTCAAGCCCGACAACATCCTCATCTCGCGGGGCCGCGCCCGCGCCGGCGCCCCCGAGGAGCCCACGCTGAAGGTGGCGGATTTCGGGCTGAGCAAGGTGTGCTCGGCCTCGGGGCACAACCCCGAGGAGCCCGTCAACGTCAACAAGTGCTTCCTGTCCACCGCCTGCGGCACCGACTTCTACATGGCCCCCGAGGTGTGGGAGGGACACTACACGGCCAAGGCCGACATCTTCGCCCTGGGCATCATCATCTGGGCCATGCTGGAGAGGATCACCTTCGTCGACACCGAGACcaagaaggagctgctgggcagctaCGTCAAGCAGGGCACGGCCATCGTGCCCGTGGGCGAGGCGCTGCTGGAGAACC AGATGGAGCTGCTCATCCCCGTGAAGAAGAAGTCCATGAACGCCAGGATGAAGCAGCTGATCAAGGAGATGCTGGCGGCCAACCCGCAGGACCGGCCCGACGCCTTCgagctggagctgaggctggTGAACATCGCCTTCAaggacagcagctgggacacGTGA
- the FAM110D gene encoding protein FAM110D: MVPLGSPALAVCPSSNLRLMGRGSPLAWLNRGPECPQGPGGSGGRRASAVERLEADKAKYVKSQQVISRRQEPALRGSPRLSPHGRRRLARQQCGELGPGSEGPCPQSPVSRRGGSRRLLRPDSLIIYRQKRDCLGGDKENAKGSGLVRRLFQGPLRAAPPGSPPAGPLGSGAPQSPETPMLWAPAEREEARTAGGDSGGDGGGILAVPAEQPPGVAGKEPLALRVSLPLSEQERFFNYCGLDRALVELLGRERFGPAGWDSGSARAGSCESEPGRASGGSEGDAGPGEEEPDARQGSAVSVVERNARVIKWLYGCQRAWAAAKESTV, translated from the coding sequence ATGGTGCCCTTGGGCAGCCCCGCTCTCGCCGTGTGCCCCTCCAGCAACCTGCGCCTCATGGGCCGCGGCTCCCCCCTGGCCTGGCTGAACCGGGGCCCCGAGTGCCCGCAGGGcccggggggcagcgggggccGCAGAGCCAGCGCCGTGGAGCGCCTGGAGGCCGACAAGGCCAAGTACGTGAAGTCGCAGCAGGTGATCAGCCGGCGGCAGGAGCCGGCGCTGCGGGGCTCGCCGCGGCTGTCCCCGCACGGGCGGCGCCGGCTGGCCCGGCAGCAGTGCGGAGAGCTGGGCCCGGGCTCGGAGGGGCCGTGCCCCCAGTCCCCCGTGTCCCGCCGCGGCGGCAGCCGCCGCCTGCTGAGGCCCGACTCGCTCATCATCTACCGGCAGAAGCGGGACTGCCTGGGCGGCGACAAGGAGAACGCCAAGGGCTCCGGGCTGGTGCGGCGCCTCTTCCAGGGACCCCTCAGAGCCGCCCCGCCCGGCTCGCCCCCCGCCGGGCCGCTGGGCTCGGGAGCCCCCCAGAGCCCCGAGACCCCCATGCTGTGGGCGCCTGCCGAGAGGGAGGAGGCGCGGACAGCGGGAGGGGACAGCGGCGGTGACGGCGGCGGCATCCTCGCCGTGCCCGCGGAGCAGCCGCCCGGTGTCGCCGGGAAGGAGCCGCTGGCTCTGCGCGTGTCGCTGCCGCTGTCGGAGCAGGAGCGATTCTTCAACTACTGCGGGCTGGACCGGGCgctggtggagctgctgggccGGGAGCGCTTCGGGCCCGCGGGCTGGGACAGCGGCTCGGCCCGGGCCGGCTCCTGCGAGTCCGAGCCCGGGCGGGCCTCGGGGGGCAGCGAGGGGGACGCGGGGCCCGGCGAGGAGGAGCCGGACGCCCGGCAGGGCTCGGCCGTCTCGGTGGTGGAGCGCAACGCCCGGGTCATCAAGTGGCTCTACGGCTGCCAGAGAGCCTGGGCGGCTGCCAAGGAGTCCACGGTGTGA